One window from the genome of Leucoraja erinacea ecotype New England chromosome 16, Leri_hhj_1, whole genome shotgun sequence encodes:
- the rbm15b gene encoding putative RNA-binding protein 15B — protein MKRQSERDSSPGSAPGSGPGSRSAKRARERDRERERECRGGREECDGNRGGGGGGGGGVGNYHKAALSAKHPGRSRSRSRDRPAGGGAGEKSNSNSRREDRGDHHHHHHEPTRLPTARTSSAQKSKGDNSRPTGLEYKTLVVSNLGSQLTDEAVEDGLFHEFKKFGEVSVNATHTPEGGRLAYVHFRHHEDAKEARHAKGRLVLYDRPLKIEPVYPKRRSCTPPEVNYVPIHTGYQYRQRSLSPGACALRDQRTRHANYPIEVVPLPRERERSLDYYGLYDERGRAFSYPVQEDDLMPEDDKRATRNLFIGNLDHNISESDLRRAFEKYGIIEEVVIKRPPRGQGGAYGFLKFQNLDMAHRAKVAMSGRMIGRNHVKIGYGKANPTTRLWVGGLGPLTSLAALAREFDRFGSIRTIDYVKGDSFAYIQYESLDAAQAACAQMRGFPLGGPDRRLRVDFAKVEDVRYQQPYPQAPLPMHYELLPDGYSRHRSLEREARARERTPPLPPFHERDRNFSDGDWSSPAKALDRRNNADGYNASVRSRSRDRWPSERENDRSSAATKPWDERRKRRSLSNDRARPVHSPFEERVRAKPRGSLEPSPDKRNRDSRVADGVVDKEPISASAPEDRRPPLEEKLLQDAHEPVQHKKKDSERNHRTIEIDVETKASIEAPKVESKKPANLLEFAQALSLAWNGVLVLKNSCFPTNMFTLEGDAAITLALLKDSATGAKVSQLKIAQRLRLDQPKLDEVTRRIKQGSPDGYAVLLAVQAPQGAEGGDGAVAVEPGLQQRLLRNLVSYLKQKQAAGVISLPIGGVKDKDNTGMLYAFPPCVFSQQFLQTAMRTLGKVDEEHLIVVIVRDSV, from the coding sequence ATGAAGAGACAGAGCGAGCGCGACTCGAGCCCGGGGTCGGCCCCAGGTAGCGGGCCCGGCAGCAGGTCGGCCAAACGAGCTAGGGAGAGGGACCGGGAACGAGAGCGGGAGTGCCGGGGCGGGCGGGAGGAGTGCGATGGGaaccgaggaggaggaggaggaggcggtggcGGCGTAGGCAACTACCATAAGGCCGCGCTGAGCGCCAAACATCCGGGCCGGAGTAGAAGTAGGAGCCGGGATAGGCCAGCGGGTGGAGGAGCGGGAGAAAAGTCGAATAGCAATAGCCGTAGGGAGGACAGGGGggaccaccatcaccaccatcacgaGCCCACCAGGTTGCCTACTGCCAGGACCAGTTCGGCGCAGAAAAGTAAAGGGGACAACAGCAGGCCTACAGGCCTGGAGTACAAGACCCTGGTGGTCAGCAACCTGGGGTCTCAGCTGACGGATGAGGCAGTGGAGGATGGCCTCTTCCACGAGTTCAAGAAGTTTGGAGAGGTGAGCGTCAACGCTACCCACACGCCCGAGGGGGGCCGACTGGCATACGTACACTTTCGGCACCACGAGGACGCCAAGGAAGCGAGGCATGCCAAGGGCCGACTGGTGCTTTATGACCGGCCCCTTAAAATCGAGCCTGTGTACCCCAAAAGGAGGAGCTGCACTCCACCGGAGGTGAACTATGTACCCATCCACACTGGGTACCAGTATCGGCAGCGCTCTTTGTCACCTGGCGCATGTGCACTCAGAGATCAGAGGACGAGACATGCCAATTATCCTATTGAAGTGGTACCACTGCCAAGGGAGCGTGAGCGGTCGTTAGATTATTATGGTTTATATGATGAACGTGGACGAGCCTTCAGCTACCCGGTGCAGGAAGACGATTTGATGCCTGAGGATGATAAGCGGGCCACCCGGAATTTGTTTATTGGCAACTTGGACCACAACATCTCAGAGAGTGATTTGCGCCGTGCTTTTGAGAAGTACGGTATCATCGAAGAAGTAGTTATTAAGCGCCCGCCAAGGGGGCAAGGAGGTGCATACGGGTTCTTAAAATTTCAGAATTTGGACATGGCGCACCGGGCCAAGGTGGCCATGTCAGGCCGTATGATCGGCAGGAACCATGTAAAAATTGGATATGGCAAAGCCAACCCAACGACTCGCTTGTGGGTGGGTGGTTTGGGGCCTCTGACGTCACTAGCTGCACTAGCCAGGGAGTTTGACCGCTTTGGCAGCATTCGGACCATTGACTACGTGAAAGGCGACAGCTTTGCGTACATACAGTATGAGAGTTTAGATGCCGCCCAGGCTGCCTGTGCACAGATGCGAGGCTTTCCTCTGGGGGGGCCCGATCGTCGATTGAGGGTTGATTTTGCCAAGGTTGAAGATGTACGCTACCAACAGCCTTACCCCCAGGCACCACTGCCCATGCATTATGAGCTTCTACCAGACGGGTACAGTCGTCACCGAAGCCTGGAGCGAGAGGCCCGAGCCCGCGAACGAACCCCGCCACTGCCCCCATTTCACGAACGGGACAGGAACTTTTCCGATGGCGACTGGAGCAGCCCAGCCAAGGCTCTGGATCGTCGCAACAATGCCGATGGCTACAATGCCTCGGTCCGCAGCCGCAGCAGAGATCGTTGGCCGAGCGAGCGAGAGAACGACCGCAGTTCTGCGGCTACCAAACCATGGGATGAGCGACGGAAACGCCGGAGCCTCTCCAATGATCGTGCCCGGCCTGTCCATTCACCCTTCGAGGAACGGGTGAGAGCAAAGCCACGGGGCTCATTGGAGCCAAGTCCAGACAAGCGGAACAGGGACAGCAGGGTGGCAGATGGGGTGGTTGACAAGGAGCCGATCTCTGCTTCTGCGCCAGAGGATCGTCGCCCGCCCCTCGAGGAAAAATTGCTCCAGGATGCTCATGAACCAGTGCAACATAAAAAGAAAGACAGTGAACGTAATCACAGAACTATTGAGATTGATGTAGAGACTAAAGCTAGTATTGAGGCTCCAAAAGTTGAGTCCAAGAAACCAGCCAATTTGTTGGAGTTTGCCCAGGCACTGTCACTGGCCTGGAACGGTGTCCTTGTACTAAAAAATAGTTGTTTTCCAACAAACATGTTCACACTAGAGGGTGACGCTGCAATCACCCTTGCCCTCCTAAAGGACTCTGCAACAGGTGCCAAAGTGTCTCAGCTGAAGATCGCACAGCGTCTCCGCCTAGACCAACCCAAATTGGATGAGGTGACCCGTCGCATCAAGCAGGGCAGCCCTGATGGCTATGCTGTTCTGCTTGCTGTGCAAGCCCCCCAGGGGGCTGAGGGCGGTGACGGGGCAGTGGCAGTTGAACCTGGCCTCCAACAACGGCTCTTGCGGAATCTGGTGTCCTACTTGAAACAGAAGCAGGCGGCGGGGGTGATCAGTTTGCCCATTGGTGGGGTGAAGGACAAGGACAACACTGGCATGCTGTACGCCTTCCCACCCTGTGTCTTCTCCCAGCAGTTCCTGCAGACGGCAATGAGGACATTGGGGAAAGTGGATGAAGAGCATTTGATTGTGGTAATAGTACGGGACTCGGTCTGA
- the manf gene encoding mesencephalic astrocyte-derived neurotrophic factor: MWLVVVAFVFLVVPSEALKEGECEVCVTFLDRFYKSLVEQNEKLIPDVIEEHLIKACKDVKGKENRFCYYLGATIDAATRMVREVSKPMSNHVPINKICEKLKKLDPQICDLKYDKQVDLSTVDLKKLRVKELKKILDEWGESCKGCAEKSDFIQKITDLMPKYAPHAAKSRSEL, translated from the exons ATGTGGCTGGTGGTCGTGGCTTTTGTCTTTCTCGTGGTGCCGTCCGAGGCGCTGAAAGAGGGTGAATGTGAAG TGTGTGTGACATTCTTGGATCGCTTTTACAAATCACTAGTTGAGCAAAATGAAAAGCTCATTCCTGATGTGATAGAGGAACATCTTATCAAGGCGTGCAAAGATGTCAAGGGCAAAGAAAACAGATTT TGCTATTACCTTGGAGCAACAATTGATGCGGCCACCAGAATGGTTAGAGAAGTTTCCAAACCAATGAGCAATCACGTGCCAATCAACAAAATATGTGAAAAACTGAAAAAGCTAGACCCTCAAATTTGTGATCTGAAATATG ACAAGCAGGTAGATCTGAGCACTGTGGATTTGAAGAAACTACGGGtcaaggaactgaagaaaatcctgGACGAGTGGGGCGAGTCTTGTAAAGGCTGTGCAGAAAAATCGGACTTCATCCAGAAGATCACTGACCTGATGCCGAAGTATGCTCCTCATGCTGCCAAATCACGGAGCGAACTCTAG